In a single window of the Streptacidiphilus sp. P02-A3a genome:
- a CDS encoding response regulator yields MSRIPPDRPRDILLVEDDAADALLVQEALRARGAARSIAWVPDGLAALEVLRDPAATRPDLIVVDLNMPRMNGRELLAVLKADARLKMIPVVVLSTSDAPADVRAAYERHANAYITKPVNLDDFVDAVRSLDMFFLDTAVLPDGGGSTAGAD; encoded by the coding sequence ATGTCCCGTATCCCGCCCGACCGGCCCCGCGACATCCTGCTGGTCGAGGACGACGCCGCCGACGCGCTGCTGGTGCAGGAGGCCCTGCGGGCGCGCGGCGCGGCCCGCAGCATCGCCTGGGTGCCGGACGGCCTGGCCGCGCTGGAGGTGCTGCGCGACCCCGCCGCCACCCGTCCGGACCTGATCGTGGTGGATCTCAACATGCCCCGGATGAACGGCCGGGAACTGCTCGCGGTGCTGAAGGCCGACGCGCGGCTGAAGATGATCCCGGTGGTGGTGCTGTCCACCTCGGACGCTCCGGCCGACGTCCGCGCGGCCTACGAGCGGCACGCCAACGCGTACATCACCAAACCGGTGAACCTCGACGACTTCGTCGACGCGGTCCGCAGCCTCGACATGTTCTTCCTGGACACCGCCGTGCTGCCGGACGGCGGCGGCAGCACGGCCGGAGCGGACTGA